A segment of the Frankiales bacterium genome:
CTGCAGGACGCCGCCGACGCCGACCTGCGCACCGGCGTGGGCAGCATCGACGCCCGGCGCATCGGCGGCGACGCCTACTGCTCGACCGGATCCGGCTCGGTCCGCATCGACCGGATCGACGGACGCGCGGAGGTGAAGAACGCCAACGGCGACACGCAGATCGGCGAGAGCGGGGGACCGCTGCGGGTCAAGTCCGCGAACGGGGCCATCACCGTCGAGCGGGCGCACGGCGACGTGCACGCCACCTCGGCCAACGGCAGCCTGCGCGTGGGCTCCGTCGAGCAGGGCACGGTCGAGCTGAGCACCTCCATCGGTCGTGTCCAGGTGGGCGTCGCGCCGGGCACGGCGGCGCTGCTCGACCTCGGCACCTCGTTCGGCGCCGTCCGCAGCGAGCTCGAGTCCGTGTCCCAGCCGGGCCCGCACGAGCGCCGGGTGGAGGTCCGGGCACGCACCAGCGCCGGCGACGTCGAGGTGCTGCGCGCGGTCGTCGCCGACGACGGGGAGGACGGCTCATGAGCACCGCGACGGCCACGCGCACCGCGATCGTCACCGAGGGGCTGCGCAAGGCGTACGGCGACGCCATGGTGCTCGACGGCCTCGATCTCGCGGTCGAGGCGGGCACGGTGTTCGCCCTGCTCGGCCCCAACGGCGCCGGCAAGACCACGCTGGTGCAGATCCTCTCGACCCTGATCCCCGCGGACGGCGGCGTCGCCCGGGTCGGCGGGTTCGACGTCGCTCAGGAGGGCGCCGCGGTCCGCGCGAGGATCGGCGTCACCGGTCAGGCGTCCGCCCTCGACGACCTGCTCACCGGCCGCGAGAACCTCGCCCTCATGGCGCGGCTGCACCGGCTCGACCGCGCCGCGGCCCAGCGGCGCATCGACGACCTGCTCGCGCGGTTCGACCTCGAGGCCGACGCCGGCAAGGCCGCGGCGGCGTACTCAGGCGGCATGCGCCGCCGGCTCGACCTCGCGATGACCCTCGTGGGGGACCCCGAGATCCTGTTCCTCGACGAGCCCACCACCGGGCTCGACCCGCGCAGCAGACGCGCCATGTGGGACATCGTCCGCGAGCTCGCGGGGTCCGGCGTCACGGTCTTCCTCACCACGCAGTACCTCGAGGAGGCCGACCACCTCGCCCACCACGTCGCCGTGCTCGACTCCGGCCGCATCGTGGCGCAGGGCACGCCCACCGAGCTCAAGCGCCTGGTGCCGGGCGGTCATGTGCGGCTGCAGTTCGCCGACGCCGCGCAGCTCGACGCCGCCGCCCGGGCGTTCCCGCGCTCGACGCCGGACCAGTCCGGCCTCTCGCTCCAGGTGCCCAGCGACGGCGGCGTGCCGGCGCTGCGGGCCCTGCTGGACACCCTCGACCACGGCTCGCTCGTCCCCGACGAGCTGTCCGTCCACCTGCCCGACCTCGACGACGTGTTCCTGAGCCTCACGGGCCACCGGCACGACGAGCGGAGCTGATCAACATGTCCGCACTGGCACTCGCCGTCCACGACTCCTCGACGATGACCCGGCGCAGCCTGCGCCGCATCATCCGCTACCCGAGCATGACCCTGATCCTCGTCGGGATGCCGGTGGTGTTCCTGCTGCTGTTCGTCTACGTCTTCGGCGAGACGCTCGGCGCGGGGCTCGGCGTCGGCGCGCTCGGGCGCGCCGGCTACGCCGACTACGTGACGCCCGGGATCCTCGTCATCACCGTCGCCGCGGCGGCGCAGGGCACCGCCATCTCCGTGGCGATGGACATGGACGCCGGCCTCATCGCGCGGTTCCGCACCATGCCCGTGACACGCTCGGCCGTGCTCACCGGGCACGCCACGGCCAGCTTCCTCCAGGCGATGTTCAGCGTGCTCGCCGTGCTCCTCGTCGCCCTCGCGGTGGGCTTCCGGCCCAACG
Coding sequences within it:
- a CDS encoding DUF4097 family beta strand repeat protein, coding for MTSFATEGPISAYLKVDMGSLRVSVDDAGATSVEVVPADPANEKDRRAAEATEVSFDDGRLRVVGPTIGPIIFGRRYGAIDVSVRLAAGSQVEAQTSAGCITVEGELGDCRLKTSAGDIVLQDAADADLRTGVGSIDARRIGGDAYCSTGSGSVRIDRIDGRAEVKNANGDTQIGESGGPLRVKSANGAITVERAHGDVHATSANGSLRVGSVEQGTVELSTSIGRVQVGVAPGTAALLDLGTSFGAVRSELESVSQPGPHERRVEVRARTSAGDVEVLRAVVADDGEDGS
- a CDS encoding ATP-binding cassette domain-containing protein, translating into MSTATATRTAIVTEGLRKAYGDAMVLDGLDLAVEAGTVFALLGPNGAGKTTLVQILSTLIPADGGVARVGGFDVAQEGAAVRARIGVTGQASALDDLLTGRENLALMARLHRLDRAAAQRRIDDLLARFDLEADAGKAAAAYSGGMRRRLDLAMTLVGDPEILFLDEPTTGLDPRSRRAMWDIVRELAGSGVTVFLTTQYLEEADHLAHHVAVLDSGRIVAQGTPTELKRLVPGGHVRLQFADAAQLDAAARAFPRSTPDQSGLSLQVPSDGGVPALRALLDTLDHGSLVPDELSVHLPDLDDVFLSLTGHRHDERS
- a CDS encoding ABC transporter permease, whose amino-acid sequence is MSALALAVHDSSTMTRRSLRRIIRYPSMTLILVGMPVVFLLLFVYVFGETLGAGLGVGALGRAGYADYVTPGILVITVAAAAQGTAISVAMDMDAGLIARFRTMPVTRSAVLTGHATASFLQAMFSVLAVLLVALAVGFRPNAGIAGWLAATGVVALFVVALTWLSVALGLVAKTPESASNLPMFLILLPFLSSGFVPTQSLPGALRWFAENEPFTPTIESVRGLLLGSPSGRDVALAIGWSVLIAVLSYLWAQRLFDRRPTR